In Paenibacillus phoenicis, one genomic interval encodes:
- a CDS encoding SDR family oxidoreductase, whose protein sequence is MKALFIGGTGTISSAITRQLAEDSSWELYLLNRGTRNKDLPPGVHVIEVDIHQEAEVAKKLEGYTFDVVADFIAFEPAQLERDVRLFAGKTKQFIFISSASAYQTPLSDYRITEGTPLSNPYWAYSRNKIACEEYLMKEYRENGFPITIVRPSHTYDERSIPLGVHGNKGSWQVAQRMLLNKPVLIHGDGSSLWTLTHNSDFAKGFIGLMGNVHAIGESVHITSDESVTWNQIYEIIADALGVKLRAVHVASEFLAENGPYDFRGGLLGDKANTVVFDNSKLKRLVPGFTATVRVDQGIRRTVEHILAHPELQVADPEFDAWCDRVVGAMEAAAKFMKE, encoded by the coding sequence TTGAAAGCGCTATTTATTGGAGGCACGGGAACGATCAGCTCGGCGATTACCCGACAATTGGCGGAGGACAGCTCCTGGGAGCTGTATCTGCTGAACCGGGGGACTCGCAATAAGGATTTGCCGCCGGGCGTACATGTCATTGAGGTTGATATTCATCAGGAAGCCGAGGTGGCGAAGAAGCTCGAAGGTTATACCTTTGATGTGGTGGCGGATTTCATCGCGTTTGAACCGGCGCAGCTGGAACGTGATGTGCGCTTGTTTGCCGGGAAGACAAAGCAGTTTATCTTCATTAGCTCGGCTTCGGCGTATCAAACCCCTTTGTCGGATTACAGAATCACCGAAGGGACGCCGCTGTCCAATCCATATTGGGCCTACTCCCGCAACAAAATTGCCTGCGAGGAATATTTGATGAAGGAGTATCGCGAGAACGGCTTCCCCATCACGATCGTGCGGCCGAGCCACACTTATGATGAGCGTTCGATCCCGTTGGGCGTTCACGGCAACAAAGGGTCCTGGCAAGTGGCCCAGCGGATGCTGTTGAACAAGCCCGTTCTGATTCATGGGGACGGTTCGTCGCTGTGGACGTTAACGCATAACAGCGATTTTGCCAAAGGCTTTATCGGGCTGATGGGCAACGTTCATGCGATAGGAGAGTCGGTGCATATTACATCGGACGAAAGCGTGACCTGGAACCAAATTTACGAAATCATTGCGGATGCGCTGGGCGTGAAGCTGCGCGCGGTGCATGTCGCTTCTGAATTTTTGGCGGAGAACGGCCCGTACGACTTCCGCGGCGGACTGCTGGGTGACAAGGCCAATACGGTTGTCTTTGACAATAGCAAGCTGAAGCGGCTCGTGCCTGGCTTTACAGCTACGGTTCGCGTGGATCAGGGGATTCGGCGAACGGTAGAGCATATTCTGGCGCACCCTGAGCTTCAAGTGGCTGACCCTGAATTCGACGCCTGGTGCGACCGCGTGGTCGGGGCGATGGAAGCCGCCGCGAAGTTCATGAAGGAATAG
- a CDS encoding MATE family efflux transporter, giving the protein MKPLFSRLQNNAFLEKHLSGESMDYRQIFALFLPILIDQAFIVGLNLVNTAMISSSGVAAVSAVNIVDSLNIFLISVFVAVATGGTVVVAQYKGSRNDRNVSRASAATVTAVTLLAVVIGLLLIGFHNPLLKLLFGAASADVLDNARVYLIGSSISYVGLAVVQAVCSALRGIGKTRASLTLSLIMNLLYVLLNLLLITLLDMGVLGMTLAINIARFAGAACALYYLFKMEASLHLHLIDLFHFPIEILRKILFIGIPFAAEQLFFNGGKLLTQVFIVSLGTYAIATNAIGGSLAGVFQIPAGALSLTIVTVVGQCIGSGSVSDARKFIKSFLWLGSGSLALISLILLPLFRPLVSIFSPPSDIVGDIFLVLLVSSIAQVPLWPISFILPSALRAAGDSRFTSITSMLTMWLFRVILGYVLGITLGFGILGVWVAMCSEWGVRGAIFLWRFRGKKWYAHKLI; this is encoded by the coding sequence TTGAAGCCCCTATTTTCGCGTCTGCAAAATAACGCCTTCCTCGAAAAGCATCTGTCCGGCGAGTCCATGGACTATCGGCAGATCTTTGCCTTGTTTCTGCCTATTCTAATCGATCAGGCTTTTATCGTTGGCCTTAATCTGGTCAATACCGCCATGATCAGCTCGTCCGGCGTCGCCGCTGTCAGCGCGGTGAACATCGTGGACTCGCTGAATATCTTCCTGATCAGCGTGTTTGTCGCTGTCGCGACCGGGGGAACCGTGGTGGTCGCCCAATACAAAGGCAGCCGCAACGACCGTAACGTCTCCCGCGCTTCTGCGGCTACGGTTACGGCGGTAACCCTGCTCGCCGTCGTAATTGGGCTGCTGTTGATCGGCTTTCACAATCCGCTGCTCAAGCTGCTGTTCGGCGCCGCGTCGGCCGATGTATTGGACAATGCTCGCGTCTATCTGATCGGCAGCAGCATCTCCTACGTCGGGCTGGCCGTCGTTCAGGCCGTCTGCTCCGCACTTCGGGGCATCGGTAAAACTCGGGCGTCCTTAACCCTTTCCCTGATCATGAACCTGCTGTACGTATTGCTGAACCTCTTGCTGATCACGCTTCTGGACATGGGCGTTCTCGGGATGACTCTAGCGATCAATATCGCCCGGTTCGCCGGTGCGGCCTGTGCACTTTATTATTTGTTCAAAATGGAGGCTTCTCTTCACCTGCATCTGATCGACCTGTTCCACTTCCCGATTGAGATACTGCGAAAAATTCTTTTCATTGGCATCCCGTTCGCCGCCGAACAGCTATTCTTTAACGGCGGCAAGCTGCTGACTCAGGTGTTTATTGTCAGCCTTGGCACCTATGCGATTGCAACGAATGCGATTGGCGGTTCCCTGGCCGGGGTGTTCCAAATTCCTGCCGGCGCCCTCTCGCTGACGATTGTCACCGTCGTTGGCCAATGTATTGGCAGCGGCAGCGTTAGTGATGCGCGGAAGTTCATTAAGTCCTTCCTCTGGCTGGGGTCCGGATCGCTGGCCTTGATTAGCTTAATTTTGCTGCCGTTGTTCCGACCGCTCGTGAGCATCTTCTCGCCGCCGTCCGATATCGTTGGCGACATCTTTCTCGTGCTCCTGGTGAGCTCCATCGCCCAGGTTCCGCTCTGGCCGATCAGCTTCATTCTGCCATCCGCCTTGCGGGCGGCGGGCGACTCGCGCTTCACCTCAATCACTTCGATGCTGACGATGTGGCTGTTCCGGGTCATTCTCGGCTACGTTCTTGGCATCACGCTTGGCTTCGGCATCCTCGGAGTTTGGGTGGCGATGTGCAGCGAGTGGGGCGTGCGCGGGGCCATCTTCCTCTGGCGCTTCCGCGGGAAGAAGTGGTATGCGCATAAGCTGATTTGA
- the treR gene encoding trehalose operon repressor, with the protein MTNKYLAIHNDIARQIEAGEIAPHSLLPSEHELKERYNTSRETIRKALTLLAQNGYIQKVQGKGSIVIRSSMVDFPVSGLVSFKELAGKMGEKPRTLVHELSRVKPDAYVKQQLNISSKDEVWKVVRIREFGGGKVLLDKDFLNAKYVPSLTREICENSIYEYLEKELGLKISFAKKEIVIEEPTHEDKQLLDLEGFHNMVVIRSHVYLEDASLFQYTESRHRPDKFRFVDFARRIHSNG; encoded by the coding sequence ATGACAAACAAGTATTTGGCGATTCACAACGACATTGCGCGGCAGATCGAAGCCGGGGAGATTGCGCCCCACTCGCTGCTCCCGTCCGAGCATGAGCTGAAGGAGCGTTACAACACGTCGAGGGAGACGATTCGCAAAGCCTTAACCCTGCTGGCACAGAACGGGTATATTCAGAAGGTGCAAGGCAAGGGCTCCATTGTGATCCGCAGCAGCATGGTGGATTTTCCCGTATCCGGGCTGGTGAGCTTTAAGGAGCTGGCCGGCAAGATGGGCGAGAAGCCCCGGACCCTGGTGCATGAGCTGTCCCGGGTGAAGCCAGATGCCTACGTGAAGCAGCAGCTCAATATCTCCAGTAAGGACGAGGTATGGAAAGTTGTGCGCATCCGGGAGTTTGGCGGGGGGAAGGTCCTGCTTGATAAGGATTTTTTGAACGCGAAGTACGTGCCGTCCTTAACCCGGGAAATCTGCGAGAACTCGATCTACGAGTATTTGGAGAAGGAGCTTGGGCTGAAGATCAGTTTCGCCAAAAAAGAAATCGTCATCGAGGAGCCTACCCACGAGGACAAGCAGCTGCTTGACCTGGAAGGCTTCCACAACATGGTCGTCATCCGCAGCCATGTCTATCTGGAGGACGCCAGCTTGTTTCAGTACACGGAATCCCGGCACCGGCCGGACAAATTCCGCTTCGTGGACTTCGCGCGGCGGATCCATTCCAATGGTTGA
- the treC gene encoding alpha,alpha-phosphotrehalase: protein MTEPWWKKAVVYQIYPKSFNDTTGNGVGDLQGIIRKLDYLAELGVDVIWLTPVYDSPQRDNGYDIRDYYRIFEPYGTMEDFDQLLEEAHRRGLRILMDIVVNHTSTEHPWFVAAKSSKDNPYRDYYIWRDGKEGGPPNNWVSKFGGDAWQYDETTDQYYLHLFDVTQADLNWENARMRQEIYQMMKFWLDKGVDGFRLDVINLLSKDQRFLDDDGSVAPGDGRKYYTDGPKIHEYLQEMNREVFAGYDMMTVGEMSSTSLEHCVRYTHPERKELDMTFSFHHLKVDYPNGEKWAKGELDFLRLKQILAEWQTGMYEGGGWNALFWCNHDQPRVVSRFGDDGKYHRESAKMLATAMHMLQGTPYIFQGEEFGMTNPGFERIEDYRDVESLNMYRILKERGMSEADILEILAQKSRDNGRTPVQWNDGPNAGFTTGTPWIHPANNYKEINAERALADPDSIFYHYQKLIRLRKEYEVITTGRFELLVEEDPAVFAYVRDGGAEKLIVVNNFFAEETEFRLPDGDGWHEYESRLLLSNYADSPADPQHLRLRPYESVVYYLHRT, encoded by the coding sequence ATGACGGAACCTTGGTGGAAGAAAGCGGTCGTGTATCAGATCTATCCGAAGAGCTTCAACGACACGACGGGCAATGGAGTCGGCGACCTGCAAGGAATCATTCGCAAGCTGGATTACCTTGCGGAGCTGGGCGTCGACGTGATCTGGCTGACGCCAGTGTACGACTCACCGCAACGGGACAACGGATATGATATTCGCGACTATTATCGGATCTTTGAGCCCTACGGCACGATGGAGGATTTCGACCAGCTGCTGGAGGAAGCCCATCGGCGCGGTCTCCGGATTCTGATGGATATCGTCGTCAACCATACGTCAACCGAGCATCCGTGGTTTGTCGCTGCCAAGTCGTCCAAGGACAACCCCTATCGGGATTACTATATTTGGCGGGACGGGAAGGAAGGCGGGCCGCCAAACAATTGGGTGTCCAAATTCGGCGGGGACGCTTGGCAATACGACGAAACAACGGACCAATACTATCTTCATCTCTTTGATGTGACCCAGGCGGATTTGAATTGGGAGAATGCCCGGATGCGCCAGGAAATTTACCAGATGATGAAGTTTTGGCTGGATAAAGGGGTAGATGGCTTCCGGCTGGACGTTATCAATCTGCTTTCCAAGGACCAGCGGTTTCTGGACGACGACGGATCGGTGGCTCCCGGAGACGGGCGGAAATATTACACCGACGGCCCGAAAATCCACGAATATCTGCAGGAGATGAACCGCGAAGTTTTTGCCGGGTACGATATGATGACCGTCGGGGAAATGTCGTCCACTTCGCTGGAGCACTGCGTTCGCTATACGCATCCGGAACGGAAGGAACTCGACATGACCTTCAGCTTCCATCATTTGAAGGTGGATTATCCGAACGGGGAGAAATGGGCGAAAGGCGAGCTTGACTTCCTGCGGTTGAAGCAGATTTTGGCCGAGTGGCAGACCGGAATGTACGAAGGCGGCGGATGGAATGCGCTGTTCTGGTGCAATCACGATCAGCCCCGCGTGGTGTCACGGTTTGGAGACGACGGGAAGTATCACCGGGAATCGGCGAAAATGCTGGCCACAGCGATGCACATGCTGCAAGGGACCCCTTATATTTTTCAGGGGGAAGAATTCGGGATGACGAATCCGGGCTTCGAGCGGATCGAGGATTACCGCGACGTGGAGTCGCTCAACATGTACCGCATCCTGAAGGAGCGCGGCATGTCCGAGGCCGACATTCTGGAGATTCTGGCGCAAAAATCGCGGGACAACGGCCGAACGCCGGTGCAATGGAATGACGGACCCAACGCCGGGTTTACGACCGGTACGCCGTGGATTCACCCGGCGAACAATTACAAGGAGATCAATGCGGAGCGGGCGCTCGCGGATCCGGACTCGATTTTTTATCATTATCAGAAGTTAATCCGGCTGCGCAAGGAATATGAGGTGATTACAACCGGGCGGTTTGAACTGCTGGTCGAAGAAGACCCGGCGGTGTTTGCTTATGTGCGTGACGGCGGGGCGGAGAAGTTGATTGTGGTGAATAACTTTTTTGCGGAGGAGACGGAATTTCGGCTGCCTGACGGAGACGGCTGGCATGAGTACGAAAGCCGGTTGCTGCTGTCCAACTACGCAGATTCCCCGGCGGACCCGCAACATCTTCGGCTAAGACCCTACGAATCTGTGGTATATTATCTTCATAGAACGTAA
- the treP gene encoding PTS system trehalose-specific EIIBC component produces MSNYTQPANDLLKHVGGRENISVVTHCATRMRFVLNDPKKADVEQIRAIKLVKGTFTQAGQFQVIIGNEVASFYNEFIKIAGVSDTSKEEAKEAAKQNMNFLQRMIAHLADIFTPLIPAIVVGGLILGFRNIIGDIKMLDDGTKTLVEVSQFWAGTHAFLWLIGEAIFHFLPVGITWAVARKMGATPILGIVLGITLVSPQLLNAYSVAGATDIPFWDFGFAKVEMIGYQAQVIPAILAGLVLSFLELKLRKIVPQSISMIVVPFFALVPTVLLAHTVLGPIGWHIGSFISNVVYSGLTSSFGWLFAAIFGFAYAPLVITGLHHMTNAIDLQLMSELGGTNLWPMIALSNIAQGSAVLAMIFINRKNEEEKQISIPATISCYLGVTEPAMFGINLKYGYPFLAAMIGSLVAAVISVGTGVMANSIGVGGLPGILSIQPQHMVTFALAMAVAIVIPFILTMVFAKANIGKVSFKKN; encoded by the coding sequence ATGAGTAACTACACGCAACCGGCAAACGATTTGCTGAAGCATGTCGGCGGCCGCGAAAATATTTCGGTTGTCACCCACTGTGCGACCCGCATGAGATTCGTGTTAAATGACCCGAAGAAAGCGGACGTCGAACAGATTCGGGCGATCAAATTGGTGAAAGGCACGTTTACCCAAGCCGGTCAGTTTCAGGTCATCATCGGTAACGAAGTGGCTTCATTTTATAACGAGTTCATTAAAATCGCCGGCGTCAGCGACACCTCGAAAGAGGAAGCGAAGGAAGCCGCCAAGCAGAACATGAACTTCCTGCAGCGGATGATTGCGCACTTGGCGGATATTTTCACCCCGCTGATTCCAGCCATCGTAGTTGGAGGTCTGATCCTCGGCTTCCGCAACATTATCGGGGACATCAAAATGCTGGACGACGGTACGAAAACCCTGGTCGAAGTATCGCAGTTCTGGGCCGGAACCCATGCGTTCCTCTGGCTGATTGGTGAAGCGATCTTCCACTTCCTCCCGGTCGGCATCACTTGGGCCGTCGCACGGAAGATGGGGGCTACGCCGATTCTCGGTATTGTGCTGGGGATCACGCTCGTCTCGCCGCAGCTGCTTAATGCTTATAGCGTTGCCGGTGCAACGGACATTCCGTTTTGGGACTTCGGGTTTGCCAAGGTGGAAATGATCGGTTATCAGGCACAGGTCATTCCGGCGATTCTGGCGGGACTGGTGTTGTCCTTCCTGGAGTTGAAGCTGCGTAAAATCGTGCCGCAATCGATCTCGATGATCGTTGTTCCGTTCTTTGCGCTGGTGCCTACCGTTCTGCTTGCCCACACGGTGCTTGGGCCGATCGGCTGGCATATTGGTTCGTTTATCTCGAATGTGGTTTATTCCGGTCTGACTTCGTCGTTCGGCTGGCTGTTCGCCGCGATCTTCGGATTCGCGTACGCGCCGCTGGTCATCACGGGGCTGCATCACATGACCAATGCGATTGACTTGCAATTAATGAGCGAGCTCGGTGGGACAAACCTGTGGCCGATGATCGCGCTCTCGAATATCGCGCAAGGCTCGGCCGTGCTGGCCATGATCTTTATCAATCGAAAAAATGAAGAGGAGAAACAGATCTCCATTCCGGCAACGATCTCTTGTTACTTAGGGGTTACGGAGCCGGCGATGTTCGGGATCAACCTGAAATACGGGTACCCGTTCCTCGCGGCGATGATCGGGTCGCTGGTGGCGGCGGTCATCTCGGTTGGCACGGGCGTCATGGCCAATTCCATCGGCGTTGGCGGCTTGCCGGGCATCTTGTCCATCCAGCCGCAGCACATGGTGACCTTCGCTTTGGCGATGGCCGTAGCGATCGTTATCCCGTTTATCCTCACGATGGTTTTTGCGAAAGCAAACATCGGCAAAGTATCGTTCAAGAAAAATTAA
- a CDS encoding sensor histidine kinase — MPPEHLPRIFDRFYRTDTSRARKEGGYGLGLAIAKSIVEQHKGKIYAKSKLGESTTFYVHLY, encoded by the coding sequence ATCCCCCCCGAACACCTGCCGCGGATCTTCGACCGTTTCTACCGGACAGATACTTCCAGGGCACGCAAAGAAGGCGGTTATGGACTTGGGCTGGCCATCGCGAAATCGATTGTCGAACAGCACAAGGGAAAAATTTATGCCAAAAGTAAGCTGGGTGAATCCACCACATTTTATGTACATCTATACTAA
- a CDS encoding NADPH-dependent FMN reductase: MSKLNIGIILGSTRDGRVSPQVGEWVKKHADARGDANYEIVDIADYKLPLLGEADASEQAAAWNSKLNSLDGFVFIVQEYNHSITGALKNALDYAREAWNNKAAGIVSYGSVGGARAAEHLRGILGELLVADVRVHVALSLFTDFENYSVFKPADLHLKNLNDMLDQVLAWSGALKTLR; encoded by the coding sequence ATGTCTAAATTGAACATCGGGATTATCCTGGGAAGTACCCGCGATGGGCGCGTGAGCCCGCAGGTCGGAGAATGGGTGAAGAAGCATGCGGATGCTCGCGGCGACGCCAATTATGAAATCGTTGATATCGCGGATTACAAACTGCCGTTGCTCGGCGAAGCCGATGCCAGCGAGCAAGCAGCGGCTTGGAATAGCAAGCTGAACAGCTTGGACGGTTTCGTATTCATCGTGCAAGAATACAACCACAGCATCACAGGTGCCCTGAAGAACGCGCTGGACTATGCGCGTGAAGCGTGGAACAACAAAGCAGCCGGGATCGTCAGCTATGGTTCCGTAGGCGGCGCTCGTGCAGCAGAACACCTGCGCGGCATTCTGGGCGAACTGCTGGTTGCGGATGTGCGTGTACACGTTGCCCTGTCGCTGTTCACCGATTTCGAGAACTACAGTGTCTTCAAGCCGGCAGACCTGCACTTGAAGAACCTGAACGACATGCTGGACCAAGTGCTTGCTTGGAGCGGCGCGTTGAAGACGCTGCGTTAA
- a CDS encoding M15 family metallopeptidase, which produces MKKWIICLMLLVLLGYGVSKFKTETARSPQDSAPPVEDVEPNEVSDSSLAAEGMTIHVTKEMIYQGDLLLVNKDHPVPKGLHPDKEAVSLVKNPELIDGFGVLDNKVLLSPRMAERFATMVKAAGEEGINHFLISSGYRDEEKQDELYRQMGSKLALPAGYSEHNLGLSLDIGSSQAEMNVAPEGRWLKENAWKYGFILRYPDDKTAITGIQFEPWHFRYVGLPHSAIIHENGFVLEQYLDYLKEQQSVSITVQGQKYHVFYYPVSKDRTIEVPAQGSYEISGNNMDGVIVTVRE; this is translated from the coding sequence GTGAAAAAGTGGATAATTTGCCTAATGCTCCTGGTGCTGCTGGGATACGGGGTTTCTAAATTTAAGACCGAAACGGCCCGATCACCTCAGGATTCAGCGCCGCCCGTAGAGGACGTTGAGCCGAATGAGGTTTCGGATTCGTCGCTGGCTGCAGAAGGAATGACGATCCACGTCACCAAGGAGATGATATATCAGGGCGATTTGCTGCTGGTGAACAAGGACCATCCGGTTCCGAAGGGGCTGCACCCCGATAAGGAAGCCGTTAGTCTGGTGAAGAACCCCGAATTGATCGACGGATTTGGAGTGTTGGATAATAAAGTGCTGTTGTCGCCGCGCATGGCGGAACGCTTTGCAACGATGGTGAAGGCCGCCGGGGAGGAAGGAATCAACCATTTCCTGATCAGCAGCGGGTACCGGGACGAAGAGAAGCAGGACGAGCTGTACCGCCAAATGGGTTCCAAGCTGGCGCTGCCTGCCGGATACAGCGAGCATAACCTGGGGCTGTCGCTGGACATCGGGTCGTCCCAAGCGGAGATGAATGTCGCCCCGGAAGGCCGGTGGTTGAAGGAGAATGCATGGAAATATGGATTTATTTTGCGATACCCGGACGACAAAACGGCGATCACAGGCATTCAGTTCGAGCCTTGGCACTTCCGGTACGTGGGTCTGCCGCATAGCGCCATCATTCACGAAAACGGGTTTGTGCTGGAGCAATACTTGGATTATCTGAAGGAGCAACAGTCGGTGAGCATCACAGTACAAGGCCAGAAGTATCACGTCTTCTACTATCCGGTATCCAAAGATCGGACCATTGAGGTGCCGGCGCAGGGCAGTTATGAGATTTCCGGCAACAACATGGACGGAGTTATTGTGACCGTTCGCGAGTAA
- a CDS encoding GH36-type glycosyl hydrolase domain-containing protein, with translation MFRATEDQEFYELLSPTLLPKASGFLWNETMMIHMNCRGYAVAQFMQPEPAKYSHAPNLEAKTFMQPEQPYYAHHPGRFVFVKDEEDQSLFSAPYEPMRVKTDSYAFALGQSRIVWKVEHQGVLIEMSLSLPKKDPLELWRVKVTNVSQRARKLSIYPYFTVGYMSWMNQSGEYHEDLQAIVCSSVTPYQKYQDYDKIKFFRDKTFLIAEQPPVSWEVNQEAFEGEGGITRPSALEQAELAKGDARYETPVAVMQYRMELAAGETREYRFLFGPARDEQEIAQIRETYFGKAGDLREDGFLAAEREYDQYIREGRGCLTISTPDKDLDLFVNRWLPRQIYYHGQTNRLTTDPQTRNYLQDHMGMSYIKPQVARASFLTALSQQKANGAMPDGIVLHPDAELKYINQVPHTDHCVWLPICLSTYLDETGDYSILEEKVAYADSEEAEPVYVHVDKAMRWLMNDRDERGLNYINQGDWCDPMNMVGYKGKGVSGWLTIATAYAFQVWAGICENSGRPEAARDYRAAAEETNEVVNRYLWDGEWYARGITDDNVVFGISTDEEGRIFINPQGWSMLSGAADADKREKLMRAVREQLETPYGVEKLAPSYTKMREDVGRVTQKHPGSAENGAVYNHAAAFYIYALYTVGERDDAFRLLRKMLPGPDLEDIVQRGQLPVFIPNYYRGAYRQFPRTAGRSSHLFNTGTVPWVYRCLIDGLFGVQGTKDGIRVSPQLPSHWNEAAITREFRGATLHVDIRRDAAVTETEVYADGERLPEGVLRNVQPGKTYRVQVKLPAGA, from the coding sequence ATGTTCAGAGCCACGGAGGACCAGGAATTCTACGAGTTGCTAAGCCCTACACTTCTGCCTAAAGCGTCGGGATTCCTATGGAACGAAACGATGATGATTCACATGAACTGCCGGGGATATGCTGTTGCCCAATTCATGCAGCCGGAGCCGGCCAAGTATTCGCATGCCCCGAATCTGGAAGCGAAGACGTTTATGCAGCCGGAACAGCCATATTATGCGCATCATCCGGGCCGTTTCGTGTTTGTGAAGGACGAGGAAGATCAAAGTCTGTTTTCTGCGCCATATGAACCGATGCGGGTCAAGACCGACAGCTATGCCTTTGCCTTGGGACAGAGCCGGATCGTCTGGAAGGTCGAGCATCAGGGCGTGTTGATCGAAATGAGCCTCAGCTTGCCGAAGAAGGATCCGCTGGAGCTTTGGCGGGTGAAGGTGACGAATGTGTCGCAGCGGGCGCGGAAGCTGAGTATCTACCCTTACTTCACTGTGGGTTATATGTCTTGGATGAACCAATCCGGCGAATACCATGAGGACCTGCAGGCAATCGTCTGCTCTTCGGTGACGCCGTATCAGAAATATCAGGATTACGATAAGATCAAGTTTTTCCGTGACAAAACGTTCCTGATCGCCGAACAACCGCCGGTGTCCTGGGAAGTGAATCAGGAGGCGTTCGAGGGAGAAGGCGGGATCACCCGTCCGTCCGCCTTGGAACAAGCGGAGCTCGCGAAGGGAGATGCGCGGTACGAGACGCCAGTAGCCGTTATGCAATACCGGATGGAACTGGCGGCAGGGGAAACGCGGGAATACCGCTTCCTGTTCGGCCCGGCCCGGGATGAGCAGGAGATTGCGCAAATTCGGGAGACATACTTCGGCAAGGCTGGCGATCTGAGAGAAGACGGATTTCTGGCTGCCGAACGCGAATACGACCAGTATATTCGGGAAGGACGGGGCTGCCTGACAATCTCCACCCCCGACAAGGATCTCGATCTGTTCGTCAATCGCTGGCTGCCGCGGCAAATTTATTATCATGGACAGACGAACCGCCTGACCACCGACCCGCAAACCCGGAACTATTTGCAGGATCACATGGGCATGAGCTATATCAAGCCGCAGGTGGCACGGGCATCGTTCTTGACGGCGCTGAGTCAGCAGAAAGCAAACGGCGCCATGCCGGACGGAATCGTGCTGCATCCGGACGCTGAACTGAAATATATCAACCAGGTGCCGCATACGGACCACTGTGTCTGGCTGCCCATCTGTCTCAGCACGTATTTGGATGAGACGGGAGACTACTCGATTCTGGAGGAAAAGGTGGCCTATGCCGACAGTGAGGAAGCCGAACCTGTATATGTCCATGTCGATAAAGCGATGCGTTGGCTGATGAACGACCGCGACGAGCGGGGGCTGAACTACATCAACCAAGGCGACTGGTGCGACCCGATGAATATGGTTGGCTACAAAGGGAAGGGCGTGTCCGGCTGGCTGACGATCGCCACGGCGTATGCGTTCCAGGTTTGGGCCGGCATTTGCGAGAACAGCGGACGGCCTGAGGCTGCACGGGATTACCGTGCGGCGGCGGAGGAGACCAACGAAGTGGTGAACCGCTACTTGTGGGACGGCGAATGGTATGCACGGGGTATCACCGATGATAACGTCGTGTTTGGGATTAGCACTGATGAGGAAGGCCGGATCTTCATCAACCCGCAGGGCTGGTCGATGTTGAGCGGCGCGGCCGACGCCGACAAACGCGAGAAGCTGATGCGTGCGGTGCGCGAGCAGCTGGAGACGCCGTACGGCGTTGAGAAGCTCGCACCTTCCTACACGAAGATGCGCGAGGATGTCGGCCGGGTCACGCAGAAGCACCCGGGCTCGGCGGAGAACGGCGCGGTGTACAATCATGCCGCTGCCTTCTACATCTACGCGTTATATACGGTGGGTGAGCGGGACGATGCCTTTCGGCTGCTGCGCAAAATGCTGCCCGGCCCGGATCTCGAGGATATCGTGCAACGGGGACAGCTGCCGGTGTTCATCCCGAACTACTACCGGGGAGCCTATCGGCAATTCCCGCGGACGGCAGGACGCTCCAGCCATCTGTTCAACACGGGCACGGTGCCGTGGGTGTACCGCTGCTTAATCGATGGGCTGTTTGGCGTGCAGGGCACGAAGGACGGCATCCGCGTGAGCCCGCAGCTTCCGTCCCATTGGAACGAAGCGGCGATCACGCGCGAATTCCGGGGTGCCACGCTGCACGTAGATATCCGGCGGGACGCAGCGGTAACAGAGACCGAGGTTTACGCGGATGGCGAGCGGCTGCCGGAAGGCGTGCTGCGGAATGTGCAGCCGGGCAAGACTTACCGCGTGCAGGTGAAGCTGCCAGCCGGAGCGTAA